A genomic region of Photobacterium swingsii contains the following coding sequences:
- a CDS encoding TfoX/Sxy family DNA transformation protein, with the protein MDKPILKDTLKLFDCFGSVKSRSMFGGFGIFAGETMFALVVKNKLHLRANAKNIEVFKEANLSPYVYEKRGFPVVTKHFAIPDIWWNTPEMIIEYAQGSLEGAKNDKETKSKIGPSRIKDLPNLRLANERMLKKVGIDTVEKLVEVGAIDAYKALLDTHDNNLNIELLWALEGAISGRHWSVISETRRGELLGLLP; encoded by the coding sequence ATGGATAAACCAATACTTAAAGACACCCTAAAATTATTCGATTGTTTTGGCAGTGTTAAATCACGATCAATGTTTGGCGGTTTTGGCATTTTTGCAGGCGAAACAATGTTTGCTCTGGTGGTAAAAAACAAATTACACCTCCGCGCTAATGCAAAAAACATTGAAGTATTTAAAGAAGCCAATCTATCACCTTATGTTTACGAGAAACGCGGTTTTCCCGTAGTAACTAAACATTTTGCTATTCCTGATATCTGGTGGAATACACCAGAAATGATTATTGAATACGCACAAGGCTCACTAGAAGGTGCGAAGAACGACAAAGAAACAAAAAGCAAAATTGGCCCATCTCGCATTAAAGATTTGCCAAATTTACGATTAGCCAATGAGCGCATGCTAAAAAAAGTGGGTATTGATACTGTCGAGAAGCTTGTTGAGGTCGGCGCTATCGACGCATACAAAGCATTACTCGATACGCATGATAATAATCTCAACATTGAGTTGCTTTGGGCTTTAGAAGGCGCGATCAGCGGCAGACACTGGTCTGTAATCAGTGAAACCAGACGTGGTGAATTGTTAGGTTTGTTACCCTAG